Genomic window (Rosa chinensis cultivar Old Blush chromosome 6, RchiOBHm-V2, whole genome shotgun sequence):
aacatattttcaaaagcggaatttaaagtgagctaaaggatttgggcttacaataggagcccaatttggaaaataacaaatcactaagtaaatacaagtatgagagacgcgccccagggtaaCGAGTCTAccgaaattttgtaaataagcaagtagaaaataaataaataaataaaaagtaaataaataagttacttcGAAGTCCGATAAGggaccaaaaccttcttttAATAAAGTCAAAGAGAAATGCGCCAAGCCGAGTCATGTGCCTCCTCTGTACGCTCCCCAACCACATACTCGAAActtgcacactgttgtaggggtgagctttcgtcctcgcatgtcCAGTAAGGGCcaacccaaccatgctaggtttgaaaaataatatacttgaaaatatttactacataatattgtgcacgtttatcgaaaatactttaaataGGCAATCACAAACATTTGTtatcttttataaaacatatgcagcatgctttacacaacttggagctccgagatacttacgtGCCGGCTAAACTAAAACAAATCGTTGACTGACCCGGTttgtcatccttcgagaaccggccaactactctgtagtcttcatgactacaagtagcgaaagtgtcaaTTTCCTGgtcctgagtctcctatgactggttcactgtcggtACTCAcccttcctcgacaaacataggagcacagccccctccggaggttcacgatTATCGACATTGTGGGATCCCTTGGAATCTACgtgtctaggtcccattcactttcaggtcacaagtacaaacatagaAAGGGTAcaatatctcaacatgcaagtctagcctcggttttcgcaatcaacaatCATCAGTTATGAAAGCACAGGtttcacgaggcatcgactaatgaataaccaaaaacgtacttgtAGGCAACATACTaatatactagagcattccacatatatagaaaagcctctaacaaggaagagatagctcaccctacctggatatggagtgctcgtccacattTAGCTAGTTTTCGACTTTCGAtacttcttccaatttcatgtgcacacgctcgtgtcctttataataaaattaaaccaataagtaACTTGACATCATTAACTTAATCAATCGAGCACCTAAGGCATTCGCTTAATTTCCTTAAAGTCCATCGAATTATCCTTTAACATAAAAATCTActatccattcccaaataatccgAATGATATTGCATTTGAACCATTTGGGATTATGGTGATTATACTTAGCACTTTGACCAAAATTTGTTTAGCATTTctactttaagaaaacaaacGAGAATTACCATTCCCGAGTAATCCACTTAACATAGTAAGCTCATTCCGGATATGGTGATCGTACTTCTTTCCTTAATGTAATTCGGGTCAACCAAGTTGACATTTTTACTTAGtctttaaaccttaagcaaaTAAATAATTGCCATTCTCGAACAATATGTTTCTCAAACTCATTTCCGGATATGATAGCTATAAAATACTTAATTCAAACTTTTGACCCATTCTCAATAATGTCATTCACCACACTAATTTACTTGTCATAACTGGTAGATTTTTATTCACCACTTTTCACGAGTATTTGACCAGaagaaaatatattcttaagtCAAATTTCATTTGCATTCAGTTTCCAGCCATTCAATCAAAAATGattaaaactcaatactttcAATCGATAAACCACAACTACAACAATTTGAACAACATTACACCAACATTACTCGGGTAGCTAATGACCTAGACCCTTTCCATGTTCCTTAAAAGAGAAGTCCTCGACTTGGTGCAGCGCTGGTTTTGATTTACTGTCCTTCATCCAAACCTCAAGTCTCCATCTCCACAACAGAACAagaacttaattaattaatctcaACGTCCAACAACAATCAAACTCAAAGGCCTGCATTCCTTACCTATTTTCAGTTCTGCTGAGACCACACCCTTCACCCCGTATCACACCCATTTCCCATTTCAATCGAAACTGACCCAGGAGCTTCTTCTCTCCTGAAATCCCAAAATTATAgactccacaaaacctcaaatCCAAATTTAACGGAggtgggttagggtttctcaaTCCAAATCGAAATTGGATGTTTAATCGAAAAGAGGGTACGACAATTACCTAATCGTGACGACTTGGGAGTATGGTAACCATGAGTGGCGGAGCTGCGGTGGCTCACGAGCCAGCGGCGGCGCATACGATGGTTTTGGCAGGAGCTAGAGGTAGGGATTTTTGGGGCTATTGTAAATCGTGAGACGCTGATTCGAACAATGGAGGTGGTTTAGCTCGATTTGGACTGGAGGTTGGAGAACGAAGGCATGCAGATTCGATGCCTTCAGCGGTGGTGTGTACGGTGATTTTTCGGTACCGGTTGGGGTAGCTGCCTTTGGGTTTTGGTCTCCGTAGTCTACTGATTTGAGCGGTGTTAGTGGTGTGGCGAGGCGGTAGCCGGAATCTGAAGGGAGGTATCGACAGTGGCGTCGCAGTTTGGAGGATCGCAGGTGGAGGCCGGAGTCGATGTATGGCTTCGATTTCTCTTAGGTTTGGGTCGGATTTAGGTACTAAGTTGATTTGTGGTGACGGTGACAagaggtggtggccggagatgagATTTCCCGGCGGTGCAGAGAGCGAAGACGAGAAAGGGAGGTCGGggaaacaaagagagagagagagagagagagagagagagagagagaggacacgGCTGAGggagaaaaggaaagagtttaggtttttgggttccaatttcctatttatacttgtgTGTGAGAAATGTCGAATTTTCCCTTTCAATGAGTTATGCAATTTCCCTAGCTAATTACTTCCGGGTTTTGGGCTCGTGGCTTTTTGTATATTCATTTTTCGTCGGAAACTTCCTAAGTTAATTCTCGACTTCATCCTAGGCCAAAAACTCAATTTCGTTAAAACTAAAAATTCAAATCTTCACTACAACTCAATTCGCATTCCTTTCAAATTTGCCCCGACGATCTTTTGCTTCAATGAACTTTAataaccttctaggcccaaaacgaaggactctggcccaaacttaaattataAGGCCCAAATCGAAGTCTTGACACCGAATTAATCTCCAAGGTcaatttcttcacttaaatcacctggcgaaaaatcttattggctaGAAATTACTttcggaaattaactaaaatttttAGGGGCTCACACCCAAGGCCTTCAACTTTGCTGCCAGATTAGTCATTTCAAGAACATGCTCATGCATGCTTCTCCTACCATCAAATTTCTTGGTGGTAAGTTCAGCCATTAATGTCCCTGCAAGAGACTTGTCAGCACTCTTGAAACGATCCTCAATGTTCTTCAAGAATTCCTTAGCAATTTTAGCTTTCGGAAGTATAGTCTTTATGTTGTTTTCTATAGTCATTCACATCAGCATAATGCTCAGTCTATTAGACTTTTCCCAGACCTTATGTAAAGCATTTTCTTCAATAGTGCTTTCAGTAGTTAGAGTAGCAGGTTTCTCGGTTTGGAGTGCCAAATCCATATCCAGAACACCTAAGTGAAACTGAACTTGTTCACACCATTCCGAGAAATTCAGTCCATTGAGCACTGGAATAGATGAAGCATGCGAATGAAGCGAAACATGAGCTGCAACACAATAATACAAGAGCTCACAACATTAATTCTTTGAGTCACTAAACACGTATAAACAGTGAGTATATCAACACAATACTCCTTTGGGTATTATCATGCAGATAATTAACTAAAATGATGCATTTATCGTCATTTGAGCAATGAGTATATTCCCAATCAGGCAAGCTTGTAATCTTTGGATCTCCAAAACTAATCTAACATGATATAGTATACCAAGACGTAGCGGTTCGGTGAAGTCGTCAATCCAAAGGAAATGGTTTCTCTCTCAGCCCTTGCACCTCAAACTCTCATACGTGTTTTGAGTACTTTATGTGTGTATATAAGATGGAATTGTGCACTGGTTATATAGGGTGAGAGAGGACCAATTTCCATCAAGGACTTGAGTGATTTCCATCCATATGGAAATAGATCTAGGAAATTGTCTCTGATTGATCAATTAGGATCCATCAATTAGTCTATCAAATCATATACGGAATATACACCATAAACACCAATTACTTCATATGATCCACAATTAAAGGAGTAAATTCTTACATAACAATGATCCCGTAGAACATGGTAAAATCACTGCAGTAGTTGTCTACTCATGATAGTGCTGGTCATATCTAACTTCTCTCTCAAAGCATATATCGTGAGATGAATTTCATAAAAGATGAACTCATGCACCAAAAATGCCTCAGTAGCGTGTTGCTCGTGGCAAGGATCTGATCAGTATAAGATTTTTACTAAATAAACAGAGTAATCTTCTCTGAGCCATATTTTCTTGGCCAAGTCATCCGATATGTTTCTTCGGATGTCGTCAAATTCAGACATTGTTTTGTGTTTCACATAATGTGAACATGCAGTTCTAACATAgcatgatgttttttttttttgactttttttgactttgtcaaggggaacccaaaggcttcatcggcccaagataaaccccttcggcgcatgtgaaatgctccaactgtgcattacagcacagtgcctggctaCTTTGACAGCTTCAAAATTTGAACCTAGGTTGGgaagcacacccaactaggcaagaaccactaggccacttgcagtggttaacaTAGCATGATGTTAAAAAAGAGAATCACATCGTTGTTTATGATAGGTCATGTCCGGTTCATATCGATCATTTTCTTTCCATCTTGGTAAAGAACTGATGTAACACGTACCATCACTACATATGAACGTAATAATTGTAAGTTGTTAATGTACGTACGTTGTTATTAAAGCCCGATGTACGTACACTCATTACTCTTCGTATTCATCTAAGCAACTAAGAATTCGTATCCAAAAACAACGTATTCAAACATTTCCACCGTTGTATGTAATAGTTACATAGAGACGACGCTTCATTCGGTGATCCCAACTCTACTAAGCAAAATCAACCAGCTCAAATTGGGTGATAGAGAAGGCTCTCAGCGTAAGCTTAACTTGATTTGGAGCAGTTCTGTTTGTAAAAACACGAAATGGAGGAACTGGAGCACTGATTCACATCTGCATAACAATCATAGGTTGTAATAGGTTGTGAAAtagaatcaaaattgatcaAATCAAGATCATGAGGTTGCTCCTAGTCAACACTGAACACTAGTAGGCAAGGACTTGTAGATCAATTCTATATCACTGGTTGCTGCGTCATTTTTATGTGATTGGTATTTAGAAACTTAGATTGGAAATTGACCCCTTTTTATACTTGAATTGTTTTTTATCAGATAAATAACTCAAAAGCTACAATTAGTttttcgtgagtcgaactcacaacctctcACTTACAAAGGAGAGACTATGCCACTAAATGCAGACTAACTGGTATTGAGCTTTTTATGCTAGAATTGTCCATGATAATAAGTATTCAATTAATAAATTCTCTATTTAGAAATTAATAAGTCTTCAATTCATTTTGTAACCCTGACATAACTTATAAGTATGTATAGTGAAATATTGACATTTACATGACCTAAACTAGTTTCAGCCATAACACCTCAAATTTGTTACTTATTCACTTCAACTTATAGAAGccctataaaaaataaaatgtaaagaaaatATTTCTCCTAGGAAGGGCAGCCGCCACATCTTCTCTTTGCTCCGTCCAACGGCAAGTCAACACGACatcgtcgtcggacgggcctCATGGTCTCCTAATTGGTCTGCTCTTCTTTTTTGGGATAGGAGGCATGCTTGGGGTTGGAATAAGCACCTTGGCTTTGGGATTGTTCGCGCCTGGATCGCTTCTCGATCCGGTGGGCTTTGGACGAGAACTGTGGAATGGCGGCACTATTGAGGTCAAGCACAACGGGATCCGCGTAGTAGCAATGAGGGATTTGCTTGTTATAGCTGAGTTGCAGTGGCTTCTTCATGGTTGTTTGGGTACTGAGTTCGTCTTTCTTGGCTAGGGCGGAGGACGGTGGTTTCTCGTGCTTCCATATTTGGTCGGACATGGTATGCAGGCGGCGATGTATGGCAGTTACTGCTAGGGTTTGTGTTTCATGAGGGTGGTGCGCTGGGCCTCAAGCTGGGCTTCCATGTTACTGGGCTGGCTGGGCCTGACTTGGTTTGGACTCAatcttttagggttttttttaatctatttcCCTAGGTTTTTAAGCTAGCATTGTTCTCTAGGGTTAGCCTCCTAGGGTTTCAAGAAATAAATTAGAGAAAGTTCCAGTGCTTTCTTTAATTTTAGGATGATGTTTCATATTAGGTTGCCCTAGTTATATTGTTTCATTTGGTTTGGGCCATAGGATTCCCTAAGGATGACTCAATCTTGTCGTAGATCTCTTTTTAGGTGAGTTGTTCCTTGAATGTTATCTACCTTTAATATTATTAATGGATTGACACCCAATTCTCTCAAAAAAGAAAGAGTTATGCCTAAAGCATTTGTATAAATATTAAGATTTGAAGTTTCGATCTGTGAGAAGCGAAATTTCGGTCGGCCCCACTCTACTAAGCtaaatcaacaaaatcaaactAGTTTGATAGAAAAGTTTCTCGGCATAAGCTTACAACAACTGTTAAACAAAACTGTCTAGTGTTCTTGAACTCATAGAATATCCAGAACGATGCAGAAGCATCTTAATTACGTACCCTTCACCAATACGGTCAAGAACTCAAGATACACTACAAGTGCAACTTAAATATAGGAAAATCCGACTTAACTGGCCAGCTATATGTTGCAAGGAAGAGTACGTTCGTCGATTTAGACATCCTATCACCGCTCTATACTGCCCTTTTTAAAACACAGAACACACTATGGTAAATGGTAAATGCATCATGAACAAACGCGCGTCTTGAAAAGGAATTGTCATCTATGCACGAACAAATAGAGAGACCAAAATTTCCCACGAATTTCTTAGTTCGTGTATATCTAACAAATGAAGCTTCAAGAAAGGAAATAGGTATTTCATCTACGATTGAACATCAATTGAATGATAGGATAACAGGTAAGACACTGTTTCAGAGGCTTGTTTAGTAGCTCGAACATAGTTGGCTGAGCCTGGACTACCAGGGCACAACATCACCCCAACGATAATTTAGAATCAGCTacacaattttttcttcttcatccctCCTATAAATTTTCGGTTGCTCTAACTTGATCACGCTACCCTAGTAGATACAAATACAAGTTGATTTATGTTTGTTTCCTAAAAGTCAAAATTGGAAGATGAAGTACACTTGTGAACAGACCAAGTGATAAGGCCAAAGACTAAGAGCGAGTCTAGGAcgtttcaaaattaaaatggcTGATCATGGCAAAAGGGAATTCTTGTCCCACCAAATATCAACCTCTCATGGATTATCGACTAGGATAAGATGTATAAAAACTCCCAATTGAATTTAGTGTACCATATGAAGATTGCAGAGGACAAAGAAACTATATCCACAACCAAAACCTGAGATTTTAGAAGTCTGAAAGGGTGGAGCGTCCCCTTCGAAAGGAACCATCTTTTTGTCGCTTAGAGTTAAAAGATATCCAAAAGGAACAAACATCAAGTTGCTATAGACATTCAAGTTCATCAAATTCTGTATAAGAAATCCAGTTGAATAATTGATACAGCGACAAGAATAACAAACAATCCAAATGACACATTCTGATCAAGGACTTCACCTTTCATCAATTAATTCCGTATTGAACAACAAGAGAGACATAAAAATGGGGAGGATAACAATgaatgagaaagaagaaaaaactatCCGACCATATCCGCAAGCATTAATTAGATGGAGAAAAACTGCTATCTAATTGATGCAGTAGAAATAATCACCACATTACAAAATGAGTAAAGATTACTAACAAGAAAGAAGTCACCAAATGTGTTGAACATGAACCCTGCAGAAATAATCACCAATTAAGCACCCAAAACACGCAGCAGACCACAGAAATCTATATACCAATCCAATGCATGTGGCAGCTTTGAGTCTAACACAACCCAATTCTCACTTCTGATCATTAGGGCGCGCATTCCCTTGCCAAATGCCCTTCCTCTCCACAATTATAACAACCACCACCACGACGCCCCCGGCCGCCACCACGGCCACCGTAGCCTCTACCTCCACCTCTCCCACGGCCGCCAAATCTCCCACCCCCGCCACTGCCCTCGTAACAGTCCCTCGCCAAATGCCCAATTTCACCGCAACTGTAGCACTCACCACCACCGCCacgaccaccaccaccataacCTCCACGACCGCCATAACCGTCACCCCTCCCTCCGCCTCTGGCGACACTATATTCCTCCGGGCCTCCGCCAGACCTCCCATAACCACCGCGGCCTCTGCCCCTACGGCCGCCGCGGCCGAGTCCTCCGCGGTCGAAGCCAGGACGGCGGGATCGGGTGAGGTTGACGACGTCGACGGCTTTGGTGCGGCCGTCTTCGCTGACTTCGACGAGGAACTCGACGGCCTGGCCCTCGGAAAGGGTGCGGAAGCCGTCGGACTGGATCGAAGTCTGGTGAACGAAGAGGTCCTCGCCGCCGTCCTCCGGGGATATGAAGCCGAACCCTTTCTGCGCGCTGAACCACTTGACCGTGCCGGTGGATCTGGCGGTCTCGGCAGCCATAAAGAAAGATCTAGAAGATTCTGCGTGAGCCGTAATCTTAAAATTCAGTTATAACTGGCGGACTAAACTCTTAACTGTCGTCCTGTAACTGAAACAGAGTAGTCAGTCCAGTTCAGTTCTGCTTTGTTCTGCTTTTTCAAGGGGAAAGGATGTTCGTTGGGTGCGGGACCCACCGTTGGGAGTTGTCATCCAAAGGTTGTTAGGGGATGGAGTGGGCGCCTTGGAGCTGGTTGGGTTTTATCCGATTATCCTTTTGGAGGCTTCCCACGTCAGCGCGCCATTCGGCGCCAACTTGAAGTTCAATAGCAAAGGCCCAAATGCACAATTGGTCCATTTTGGTGGGCTTGTAGCAGTGTAGCAATGTGCTAcattctctttttatttttttgatcgggAGCACAatgttttctctatttttttttttttttccttcttttcaatGGCAAAAATCCTATTTGGGAATTGTTTCTACATGTGGCTACGGTGGCACGGGATGAAGAATTGGAATGGTCTCGTGTTCTAGTTTGGAGGTTATGGCATGAAAGAAACAATAGAGTTCATGGTAATCAAGTGCTAACTGGGGAAGCTTTGGTTAATAGAGCTGGCGAGTGGTGGGCACAGTATTCAAGGGTCATTCTGCTGGCAGATGACAAGGAGGAGATGAATCTGGGCGGTGGAGCTTCTTTTTCCAGATCACGTCAGCGTCCGAGGAGAGCGCCAGCAACTGGCTTTGTGAAACTCAAGGTCGACGACGCGTTGAACGGTGTTGCCGTATGCTTTGGTACTGGAGCAGTGTGCCGTGATCAGATGGGTACGTGCTTGAGAGTACTTTTTGTTTTAGGGGTCGGCTTTCCAAGCCCcccagtgttctaaaaaacaGTCTAGGCGGATATATGCGTCTCTCTGAGAAAAACCCTAACCGCGTCTGAGTCCTCTCGTGTCTCCTCCCTCTGTCCTGCGACGCATCCTAGGGACGTGATCGTCAGGCGGGCAGTGATTGGTTCGCCGTTGTTCGGCGAGTTTGGTGGGTTCGTGGTGGCAATCTAGGCTTCGTTTTTTTGTCAATGAAGATTGGAGATTCGCACACAAAGCTTGGGAAGGGTGGAGGTATCAGACTAATGGGTGGGCTATTCGAATCAACAGCGTAGTCTGCTCGGGTCGCCGGGCTGCCGGACGGCGACAACTCTGGTGGCGAGTCGAGAAGTGGTACTTGTATTCCTGGGTCAGTTTGCGGTGGAGGTGGCGCATCGGCTCCAGATCTAGGGGCGGATCCAAGCGGCATGGTTCGCGTGCTGGCGGTGGCGGATCTTGTACTGGCGGCGGCGGTTTGAATCTAGTCTAGTCTTGGGTGCGAATCCAGATTGGAGTGGGGTTAGTGGCTATGGCTCCGGAATAGCGACAGGGGACTGTAGGAGGCCAGCCGTGGAGGTGGGGCGAAAACGGTGCTCCGACGGCGGCGTTGGTGGTCCGACATGGCTGTTGGGATGACCTGTTGAGGGTTGAATTGCTTTGGGCTTGTGGGCTGTTGACTTTCTCTTCACCTGGCAGGAAATTGGGCCTGGACCCTATCATTGGGCCTTTtaggctttttattttttatttttttattttcatgtgTTTTTTAGTATTTACTTATTAATAGTTGGTAGCTTTATGTCACTAATAAGTCTCTACCACTATTTGTTAGGGTGTGGGCTCTGTCCCGGTCTGCacactcagtgtgccttgtctggcctagcaAGGCGGTTGTCTGTTATAAAATGGACGAAtcctcctagtggcagaatgaaacAAAAGGTCACCAGATATGATTCCATGAGGAAACATGGTAGGAAAGCTGtgttatttgtaatgatgcttctcagtagtagagttatctttccgttatgtcatcGCTTTGTCAAAGTAAATAGAGTAACCAATCgaacactctttgctaattggtgcatgttagaatacattacttattgtaatatggggttcaggctctatgtcccccccctgtattctatggtttcattaatcaaggcttgaggtcAGCTGCACCGGctcttctttttaaaaaaaaaaaaaaaaaaagtctaggCGGTCGCTTAGGCACTGGGTCACCGATCCTATTTGGGGCTAGGCGTTTGGCTTCTCAGTTGCCGCTCAGGCTGTCTAGGCGGTGGTCTTGGGCGTTAGATTTTTTTGGCAGAGGCTGACCTCTCTTAACACGACAAAGATCTGAAGCAAACTATTTTGCTTATGGATTTTTCTTCGTCTCTCTCTGAGAATATCAACAATTCAGTATCTCAGGATGGCAGTGGTTCCGGCGATCAACAAATCAACTCGATGAGAGAGAAAGCTaggggagggagagaggaggggagggagggagggcgAGAAGCAAAGTTGTTAGTATAGGTTTTGTTGTATATTGGCATTCCTAATACAAAACATAGAGTCTTAGGTCTAAGTTAGAAGTGTGTTAATCGTTGGAGTGATTAAAGACCTAGTCTAACGAAAAGGAAGATCAATGCCCCAACTGACTCTCCGGCTGCCTCACAGGTAAATGCATTGCAATTCATAACCTCTTGTGTCTAAATGCATACTGGGATTGAAGACTGTGTTGCAATCCCAATGAAATCTGTTTGTGTGACTTGCTTAATTGTCATTTAGTTTTCTTCAAGAATATTTTCTCATTCAAAGCAATCATTCACTGAGTGCTAGGAGGAAAATGATTCAGACTAATTTGGTTAGTTAAGTCTCTTATATTTCTTTAGGGATAAAATcacattttatttattgattatTCTTTTAGAGAatttctttccaaataggagTCAATTAGGTTTGAAAGTGTTAAACTCGCTAAGGTTTTAGGGAAAGTGTGCACAATACATATAGGCAGAAAAACCATTCATTCTGTACACTTTTGAAGAGAAAAAGATTTTGTGCATCAAACGAGTTTTTCAAttacataaaaaaaatcatgagCTTCATAGAGAGTCATTAATTTACTTGTTCCATGTTTAAGTAAATTGGTGTGCCAAACAAACATATTTTTCATCACCCTTTTCATGCTGCATATCAAAGAACCCACGTGGTAAGTTGGGTGTCATTGATTGCAAAGTGATTGAGAGCCAAGGTGGAAGTTCTTCAACAGTGGAGAAGAACAACATCAGTGTGATCAGACAACCATCGAGAGAGAGTCTAGAAAGAATAGCTGAGGTCAGAGCTATTAGTTGTAAGtcaattgtacttgtgtctttccATTAAGTGAGTTGATTTTCACTAGGGCCTTTAAGAGTTAAGGCCCTGCAGTTGTTTACCTCATTTTGAGGATTTTACTACGGAAACAATTCATATGTTTGTTGATTGCTGTGTGATTGCTTCTCTCCTTCTTGATTGGTACTTTTGTGTTCTttatgtacatgcatgtacatttgcaagcataattagctataatgggccacgctcattgtaccgccaaaggtactaattccaactaaaggaatgacatgcagacacaccgccagacagGCTACGGCCTcggcgtcggaccacctccagatcgccgccgacgcgccgccacgcgccacgccaagatggcatcagaagcttctgaaactgggaactgaagcatgtcagtcccacatcgaaaacaaagagaagatcaacctcttcctcacctataaaaggttctctcctctctcctcattaattacgcattcaatacttacctactgttactttgtcaacacaaatacattgactaacttaggcatcggagagcagaagaccgcccggcgcggtctccctctgacgcccattgtatttcatttgacaggtgacggtagcttcgagaacaacacaagtaccgatccgccaaccggatcaacgttagctagggtccagctaccgctggacttttaggcatcaacattggcgccgtctgtgggaaaccttgaacaaaaggccatcccaccacactcaccatgactaacggtagcgggggaaatgctgaagagcaggcagaccatcCCTCCATCCCCCAATCTTCCGACCCAGCGGtgggcgttaaccgcgcactattcacaaccccggtcaaccccggtgGTGAGGTAGATCCAAGCGGCAGTCGCCCGCCGGGCCAAGACCTCGTCACTATGTACGAGCTAGCACTAGCGGATCTCCATAAGGCAAACAGggaacgtgaggaggagcgcaaggaaaaggccgaggcccaaagacAGGTGGCTACGCTTATGGAACATTTTGAGGA
Coding sequences:
- the LOC112173496 gene encoding glycine-rich protein 2: MAAETARSTGTVKWFSAQKGFGFISPEDGGEDLFVHQTSIQSDGFRTLSEGQAVEFLVEVSEDGRTKAVDVVNLTRSRRPGFDRGGLGRGGRRGRGRGGYGRSGGGPEEYSVARGGGRGDGYGGRGGYGGGGRGGGGECYSCGEIGHLARDCYEGSGGGGRFGGRGRGGGRGYGGRGGGRGRRGGGCYNCGEEGHLARECAP